One window from the genome of Vagococcus entomophilus encodes:
- the cydB gene encoding cytochrome d ubiquinol oxidase subunit II — translation MSGLQLLWFILIAVLFIGFFFLEGFDYGVGMATRFLVKNEEERDQVIETIGPVWDGNEVWLLTAGGAMFASFPEWYATLFSGYYIILFLILVGLIIRGVSFEFREKMETAKSRNFWNWTLFIGSILPPFLFGLMFTSMVRGMPLAADKGIYASFGDYVNLFSVVGGVAVTLICFLHGLNYIRLKTEGSVRERAQKLSKRLYPVLFVGLVVFAVLVYLETDFIQARPVSSLAILAGIVLCACLSAYGTWKDKELLSFLTTGFVLAGVVVLIFNGLFPRVMISSLGSSTDLLIKNASSTPYTLSLMSKIAFTILPFVLAYQAWSYYIFGKRIGLGKGGAYSHDG, via the coding sequence TTCTGTTTATTGGATTCTTCTTTTTGGAAGGCTTTGACTACGGTGTCGGAATGGCGACACGTTTTCTTGTCAAAAATGAAGAAGAGCGCGATCAAGTAATTGAAACAATTGGACCTGTGTGGGATGGGAACGAAGTTTGGCTACTGACAGCAGGTGGTGCGATGTTTGCTTCTTTTCCCGAATGGTATGCCACTCTTTTTAGTGGGTATTATATCATTTTGTTCTTAATCTTAGTGGGGCTAATTATTCGAGGAGTATCTTTTGAATTTAGAGAAAAAATGGAGACAGCCAAGAGTCGTAATTTTTGGAACTGGACTTTATTTATAGGAAGTATCCTTCCGCCGTTTTTATTTGGTTTAATGTTTACCAGCATGGTACGAGGAATGCCTCTAGCAGCTGATAAGGGAATTTATGCTTCTTTTGGTGATTATGTCAACCTTTTTTCAGTAGTTGGTGGGGTTGCAGTTACCTTGATTTGTTTCTTACATGGTTTAAATTATATTAGACTTAAAACAGAGGGTAGTGTGCGTGAGCGTGCACAAAAACTTTCTAAACGGTTATATCCAGTTTTGTTTGTGGGATTGGTAGTGTTTGCAGTTTTAGTTTATCTAGAAACAGACTTTATTCAAGCTCGTCCGGTTTCTTCGCTTGCAATCCTTGCTGGAATCGTTTTGTGTGCATGTCTATCTGCATATGGCACATGGAAAGACAAAGAGCTGTTATCTTTCTTAACAACAGGTTTCGTTTTAGCTGGTGTGGTGGTTTTGATATTTAATGGATTGTTTCCAAGGGTTATGATTAGTTCATTAGGTTCAAGCACGGACTTACTAATCAAAAATGCCTCAAGTACACCTTATACACTGAGTTTGATGTCCAAGATTGCTTTTACAATCCTGCCATTTGTCCTTGCCTATCAAGCATGGTCGTACTATATTTTTGGCAAAAGAATTGGGTTAGGAAAAGGGGGAGCTTACTCTCATGATGGATAA
- the cydD gene encoding thiol reductant ABC exporter subunit CydD produces the protein MMDKNLFRIEKMRAVLGGLAGLAVLQALFIIGQAYFLSKGITNLWNGGKVGDQLVEVGLFFLFFMLRQACQYIRDKSLDTYAYRESQAIRQKFMKKLFVLGPNFVQKEGTGNMVTMAIEGISQIENYITLILPKITNMMIIPWIIAAFLFTQDILSGVIVLLVFPIIIVFMIILGYAAKAKADKQYEGFQRLSNHFIDALRGLETLKLLGLSKKYEKNVYQVSEDYRKATMSTLKIAILSTFALDFFTTLSVAVVAVFLGLKLINGGIALLPALLVLVLTPDFFLPLRDFSNDYHATLNGGNTLKAIFRILDQAEPKKMATFPLSKTYGKDDSIALEKASVSYQTNEQREKIETLKDLSFEWQGYGKVGVVGLSGSGKSTLIKLLGGFLEPTSDEMVTVNHQFVANLAQKSWQEQLFYLPQDPYIFHASLRENLSFYVPNASEEEMIQAVEHAGLTELISELPKGLDTVIGEGGQTLSGGQTQRVALARIFLDQSRKILLFDEPTAHLDIETEAELKKTMLPLFSEHLVFFATHRLHWMKEMDYILVMDQGKLVEAGTYEEVSQNDGFYRKLVNGMKGVDWV, from the coding sequence ATGATGGATAAAAATTTATTCCGAATTGAGAAGATGAGAGCTGTTCTTGGGGGGCTTGCAGGACTTGCTGTTCTGCAAGCTCTTTTCATTATTGGGCAGGCTTATTTTTTATCAAAAGGTATCACAAACTTATGGAACGGAGGGAAGGTGGGCGATCAACTCGTAGAGGTAGGTTTATTCTTTTTATTTTTTATGCTACGACAAGCATGTCAGTATATTCGTGATAAATCTTTGGACACCTATGCTTATAGAGAATCTCAAGCCATTCGTCAAAAATTTATGAAAAAATTATTTGTGCTTGGACCGAATTTTGTTCAAAAAGAAGGAACGGGAAATATGGTGACTATGGCAATAGAAGGAATTAGTCAGATTGAAAATTATATCACCTTAATCTTGCCTAAAATTACGAATATGATGATTATTCCTTGGATTATTGCTGCCTTTTTATTTACCCAAGATATTCTTTCAGGTGTGATTGTCTTGCTTGTTTTTCCAATCATTATCGTTTTTATGATTATCTTAGGATATGCTGCAAAAGCGAAAGCAGACAAACAATACGAAGGTTTTCAGCGTTTAAGCAACCATTTTATCGATGCGTTACGTGGCTTGGAAACATTGAAACTACTCGGGTTGAGTAAAAAATATGAAAAAAATGTTTACCAAGTGAGTGAAGATTATCGTAAAGCTACGATGAGTACGTTGAAAATTGCCATTCTATCAACGTTTGCATTGGATTTTTTTACAACTTTATCGGTTGCGGTCGTGGCCGTCTTTTTGGGGCTAAAATTAATCAACGGAGGTATTGCGCTTTTGCCTGCTTTATTGGTATTGGTACTAACACCTGATTTTTTCTTGCCGTTACGTGATTTCTCAAATGACTACCATGCGACTTTAAATGGTGGGAACACCTTAAAGGCAATTTTTCGAATTCTTGATCAAGCAGAACCTAAAAAAATGGCAACATTCCCATTAAGTAAAACCTATGGCAAAGACGATTCAATTGCATTAGAAAAGGCCAGTGTTTCCTATCAAACTAATGAACAAAGAGAGAAAATTGAGACCCTAAAGGACCTCTCTTTTGAGTGGCAGGGTTATGGAAAGGTTGGGGTTGTTGGATTGTCAGGCTCGGGTAAGTCAACTCTCATCAAACTATTGGGTGGATTTTTAGAGCCTACTTCGGATGAAATGGTTACAGTCAATCATCAGTTTGTTGCAAACTTAGCGCAAAAAAGTTGGCAAGAGCAGCTTTTTTATTTGCCGCAAGATCCTTATATTTTTCATGCAAGTTTACGTGAGAATCTTTCTTTTTACGTACCAAACGCCTCAGAAGAAGAAATGATACAAGCGGTAGAGCATGCAGGATTGACAGAGTTGATTTCTGAACTTCCGAAAGGCTTAGATACGGTGATTGGAGAAGGAGGGCAAACACTTAGCGGGGGACAAACCCAAAGAGTTGCATTAGCCCGAATATTTTTAGACCAGTCTAGAAAAATTTTATTATTTGATGAACCAACTGCACATTTGGATATTGAAACAGAAGCAGAACTGAAAAAAACCATGCTGCCATTATTTTCTGAACATCTTGTCTTTTTTGCGACACATCGGCTGCATTGGATGAAAGAAATGGACTATATTTTAGTGATGGATCAAGGGAAGTTGGTCGAAGCTGGAACGTACGAAGAAGTCAGTCAAAATGATGGATTTTACCGCAAACTAGTAAATGGGATGAAAGGAGTAGATTGGGTTTGA